The following coding sequences are from one Leptolyngbya sp. NIES-3755 window:
- a CDS encoding hypothetical protein (similar to AA sequence:cyanobase_aa:LBDG_22680): MDALIEPLQYGFMQRSLIIAILVGLICAIVGSYLIVQRLALLGDAISHSVLPGLAIAFLFGFNIFVGAFIAGVLSTVIIAWIRARSPIKEDAAMGIVFSAFFALGITLITVIQKDNKIDLNHFLFGNILGVTVSDVRDTAIIATVILAIVFLFYKELLFYTFDSLGAQAAGLPTNLLNLGLMVLIALTIVASMKAVGVILVLSLLITPGATAYLLVKRLHHVMILGAAIGILSSISGMYLSYFYNLPSGAAIVMVASGLFFLAFLLSPRHGILTQPRSRTVPSFPLLREIRDLMPKNRQKG, encoded by the coding sequence ATGGATGCCCTGATTGAACCTTTACAATACGGATTCATGCAGCGATCGCTGATCATTGCAATTCTTGTCGGGTTGATTTGCGCGATCGTAGGAAGCTATCTAATCGTTCAACGGCTAGCTTTATTAGGGGATGCGATTAGTCACTCTGTCTTACCCGGATTAGCGATCGCATTTCTATTTGGATTTAATATCTTCGTCGGCGCTTTTATCGCAGGCGTTCTCAGTACCGTCATTATTGCTTGGATACGAGCGCGATCGCCGATTAAAGAAGATGCTGCGATGGGCATTGTCTTTAGTGCCTTTTTCGCATTAGGAATTACATTAATCACTGTGATTCAGAAAGATAACAAAATCGATTTGAATCATTTTCTATTCGGCAATATTTTAGGTGTGACCGTTAGCGATGTTCGAGATACAGCGATTATTGCTACGGTGATTTTAGCGATCGTATTTCTTTTCTATAAAGAACTGCTCTTCTATACGTTCGATTCCTTGGGCGCACAAGCCGCAGGACTGCCGACAAACTTATTAAATCTTGGCTTAATGGTGCTGATTGCTTTAACGATCGTTGCCAGTATGAAAGCTGTTGGAGTCATCCTAGTTTTATCGCTTCTAATTACACCCGGTGCAACCGCTTATTTACTCGTAAAACGATTGCATCATGTGATGATTTTGGGAGCCGCGATCGGGATTCTTTCTAGTATCAGCGGCATGTATCTGAGCTATTTTTACAATTTGCCATCAGGAGCCGCGATCGTCATGGTCGCATCTGGACTATTCTTCCTCGCATTTCTGCTCAGTCCACGACATGGCATTCTCACTCAACCTCGATCGAGAACGGTTCCATCCTTTCCACTCCTGCGTGAGATTCGAGACTTGATGCCTAAAAATCGTCAAAAGGGTTAA
- a CDS encoding transcriptional modulator of MazE/toxin MazF (similar to AA sequence:cyanobase_aa:LBDG_52380) produces MAMVVRRFDVFLVQLDPTVGFEIQKTRPCVIISPDEMNRSLKTVLIAPLTSVKRNFPFRVDCQFQGKEGQIVLDQIRAVDKTRLVQLLGQVTSDEQRAILDNLAEIFAE; encoded by the coding sequence ATGGCAATGGTAGTGCGTCGATTTGATGTATTTCTGGTGCAGCTAGATCCGACCGTTGGATTTGAAATTCAGAAAACTCGTCCCTGTGTGATTATTTCTCCCGACGAGATGAATCGATCGTTAAAGACAGTTCTGATTGCACCGTTGACCTCGGTAAAGCGAAACTTTCCATTTCGAGTAGACTGCCAGTTTCAAGGAAAAGAAGGGCAAATTGTACTCGATCAAATCCGAGCAGTAGACAAAACTCGACTTGTTCAACTTTTAGGTCAAGTGACTTCAGACGAACAAAGAGCAATTCTCGACAACTTAGCTGAAATCTTTGCAGAGTAA
- a CDS encoding hypothetical protein (similar to AA sequence:cyanobase_aa:LBDG_20840), with translation MARRTLIHIASLVLILASPIAPAQSNLIPLATAEARIRQRQEQLRLISPAAYDLSRYPVVDANERHWRQLLWATAVIEPQDSYVRDTIAQILTLTPQRLSPAQSRTVEMALQIANQLYLSNPTPNLEQQFIQTIAQSPNPQWVAMSLSTLAKGGATVAQQQQWIDSIAQRFPKWSENVSLYTTIKGLTTTLETPPIRDLLAWTIVPNQQQLYVFCNRDRSQLCTTFLRDRTGRFVRNNGRLWTMPLLTRSLHNLSWNFSRGYTPQGIYRIEGTIPQPDTEYFRAYGFYPLVNLFAPLEPGVKEFIPGRKGTLTGKLNGYNALLPPSWRNYFPIQASYWAGLFGRSLFRIHGSGEDPKFFTNNQRYPQSEGWNPAIGCLSALELYDNTGRVQFAHMPDLLARLGRNPTGYLIVVESTESPDAIAAQINAL, from the coding sequence ATGGCACGTCGTACACTCATTCACATTGCAAGCTTAGTGCTGATTTTGGCAAGCCCGATCGCACCTGCACAAAGCAATTTAATCCCGCTTGCAACCGCCGAAGCTCGAATTCGTCAGCGACAAGAACAATTACGTCTTATTTCTCCTGCTGCTTATGATCTGAGCCGTTACCCAGTTGTAGATGCCAACGAGCGACATTGGCGACAATTACTCTGGGCAACCGCAGTGATTGAACCTCAAGATTCTTATGTGAGAGATACGATCGCTCAAATTCTCACCCTCACCCCACAAAGGCTCTCTCCCGCTCAGTCTCGTACTGTTGAGATGGCACTACAGATTGCAAACCAGCTTTATCTAAGCAATCCTACACCCAATTTAGAACAGCAATTCATTCAAACGATCGCACAAAGTCCAAATCCACAGTGGGTCGCAATGTCACTCTCTACGCTTGCAAAAGGAGGTGCAACAGTCGCTCAGCAACAACAGTGGATTGATTCGATCGCACAACGCTTTCCAAAATGGTCTGAGAATGTAAGCCTCTACACTACGATTAAAGGACTCACAACAACACTGGAAACACCACCGATTCGGGACTTACTAGCTTGGACGATCGTACCAAATCAACAGCAGCTTTATGTGTTCTGTAATCGCGATCGCTCTCAACTCTGCACAACCTTTCTTAGAGATCGAACGGGTCGATTTGTGCGGAACAATGGACGACTTTGGACAATGCCACTGTTAACGCGATCGCTGCATAATCTTTCCTGGAATTTTTCACGCGGCTATACACCCCAAGGGATCTATCGCATCGAAGGAACCATTCCACAGCCTGACACTGAGTACTTTCGAGCTTATGGCTTTTATCCCTTAGTGAATCTATTTGCACCGCTCGAACCAGGAGTAAAAGAATTTATTCCAGGACGCAAAGGAACACTAACCGGAAAGCTCAATGGTTACAATGCCTTACTGCCTCCGAGTTGGCGAAACTATTTCCCGATTCAAGCAAGCTACTGGGCTGGACTGTTCGGACGGAGCTTGTTTAGAATTCATGGCAGCGGAGAAGATCCGAAGTTTTTTACGAACAATCAGCGGTATCCACAAAGTGAGGGCTGGAATCCTGCGATCGGGTGTCTTTCTGCGCTCGAACTCTATGACAATACTGGACGAGTCCAATTTGCTCACATGCCCGATTTGCTCGCTCGACTCGGACGCAATCCAACGGGCTATCTCATTGTTGTAGAATCAACCGAATCGCCCGATGCGATCGCTGCTCAAATTAATGCTCTCTAA
- a CDS encoding photosystem II 4 kDa reaction center component (similar to AA sequence:cyanobase_aa:LBDG_22640) gives MEAAMLLAKLPEAYSIFDPLVDILPVIPVFFLLLAFVWQAAVGFK, from the coding sequence ATGGAAGCAGCAATGCTACTCGCAAAATTGCCCGAAGCTTATTCGATTTTTGATCCGCTGGTTGATATTCTGCCTGTGATTCCTGTGTTCTTTCTGTTGCTGGCATTTGTGTGGCAAGCAGCAGTCGGTTTCAAATAA
- a CDS encoding glutathione S-transferase-like protein (similar to AA sequence:cyanobase_aa:LBDG_22630): MLKLYGGARSRASIVQWYLEELEIPYEFVMLDLQAGEHRQPDFCEINPFAKVPAIVDGDLKLWESGAILLYLHDRYGQADLNDRAIAAQWVLFANATLGPGVFVEANREREMPRLMKPLDEIFGKREYIAGDKFTVSDVAVGSMLAYIPLMLRLDLSEYPNVVDYMKRIAERPAFQKALPLAHASVTGGRK, translated from the coding sequence ATGCTTAAGCTATACGGTGGTGCGCGGAGTCGAGCCTCGATCGTGCAATGGTATCTCGAAGAGTTAGAGATCCCTTACGAATTCGTCATGCTTGATCTGCAAGCCGGAGAACACCGACAACCGGACTTTTGTGAAATTAATCCGTTTGCCAAAGTTCCGGCGATCGTAGACGGAGATCTCAAACTTTGGGAGTCGGGCGCGATTTTGCTTTATTTGCACGATCGGTACGGTCAGGCGGATTTAAATGATCGTGCGATCGCGGCTCAGTGGGTTCTCTTTGCCAATGCCACTTTAGGACCGGGAGTTTTTGTCGAAGCCAATCGAGAGCGAGAAATGCCGCGATTAATGAAGCCCTTAGATGAGATTTTCGGCAAGCGGGAATATATTGCAGGCGATAAGTTCACCGTCTCAGATGTCGCAGTCGGTTCAATGTTGGCGTATATTCCGCTGATGTTGCGGCTCGATTTGAGCGAATATCCGAATGTAGTTGACTACATGAAGCGAATTGCGGAGCGTCCAGCGTTTCAGAAAGCGCTGCCTCTGGCACACGCAAGCGTGACCGGCGGACGGAAGTAA
- a CDS encoding queuine tRNA-ribosyltransferase (similar to AA sequence:cyanobase_aa:LBDG_22660), with the protein MNQFSFQCQAHCKHTHARAGVFHTPHGIVETPRFMPVGTLANVKTITPAQLEETGAQMVLSNTYHLHLQPGEDIVEKAGGVHRFMNWSKPMLTDSGGFQVFSLSEMRSITDEGVTFRSPRDGQMIKITPEKSIEIQNALGADVIMAFDECPPSGVGRDATEKATSRTYEWLKRCVEAHKRPDQALFGIVQGGEFLDLRAEAVRQLADLNLPGYAIGGVSVGEAPEIIDRVVQATTPLLPEDKPRYLMGVGTYREMARAIAAGMDLFDCVIPTRLARHGAALVQGERWNLKNARFREDFTSIDETCPCYTCQNFSRAYVSHLLRSQELLAYTLISIHNITELIRFTQRIRAAIFNGTFHTEFAHWITPVE; encoded by the coding sequence TTGAATCAGTTTTCTTTTCAATGTCAGGCTCACTGCAAACACACTCACGCCCGCGCTGGAGTTTTCCACACCCCACATGGCATCGTTGAAACGCCTCGCTTCATGCCCGTGGGAACGTTAGCAAATGTCAAAACGATCACTCCTGCCCAACTCGAAGAAACCGGGGCACAGATGGTGTTGTCAAATACGTATCATTTACACTTGCAGCCTGGGGAAGACATTGTAGAAAAAGCAGGAGGAGTTCATCGGTTTATGAATTGGTCGAAACCGATGCTGACTGATTCAGGCGGGTTTCAGGTATTTAGCTTGAGTGAAATGCGATCGATTACCGATGAAGGAGTCACGTTTCGATCTCCCCGTGATGGTCAAATGATCAAAATCACGCCAGAGAAGTCGATCGAGATTCAAAACGCATTAGGCGCAGACGTGATCATGGCGTTCGATGAATGTCCCCCCTCTGGAGTGGGACGCGATGCCACCGAGAAAGCAACCAGTCGAACGTATGAATGGCTCAAACGCTGCGTCGAGGCGCATAAAAGACCCGATCAAGCCTTGTTTGGAATTGTTCAGGGTGGAGAATTTTTAGATCTCAGAGCCGAAGCCGTTCGACAGTTAGCGGATCTGAATTTACCTGGATATGCGATCGGAGGAGTTAGCGTCGGAGAAGCTCCGGAGATTATCGATCGAGTTGTGCAAGCCACTACGCCTTTACTGCCCGAAGATAAGCCCCGCTATTTGATGGGAGTGGGAACGTATCGAGAAATGGCACGTGCGATCGCGGCTGGAATGGATTTATTCGACTGTGTGATTCCAACTCGATTGGCACGACATGGAGCGGCTTTAGTGCAAGGAGAACGCTGGAATCTGAAGAATGCGAGATTTCGCGAGGATTTTACGTCGATCGATGAAACTTGCCCTTGTTACACTTGCCAAAATTTCAGTCGGGCTTATGTCAGTCACTTACTGCGATCTCAAGAACTCCTCGCCTATACGCTCATCTCAATTCACAACATCACCGAACTGATCCGATTCACCCAACGGATTCGAGCCGCCATTTTTAACGGCACATTTCACACTGAATTTGCACACTGGATCACACCCGTTGAATAG
- a CDS encoding hypothetical protein (conserved hypothetical protein;~similar to AA sequence:cyanobase_aa:LBDG_22620), with product MTTTISFPYTADLASDDYLVVGLATCFIKDDDGVHEVHVVEPIPSAALEAIVKGIPTSYQLATATTIGTVISEDAFRAPDNFPTDVQFCDDFAFRATSSARTYKAKNSAQSHIPAGTTRTDFNFSIDRKRVLNSQRIVKTEDNVKQHKYTHEVL from the coding sequence ATGACCACAACTATTTCCTTTCCCTACACCGCTGACCTCGCAAGTGATGATTATCTCGTGGTCGGTTTAGCCACTTGCTTTATCAAAGACGATGATGGCGTTCACGAAGTCCATGTCGTCGAACCGATTCCCTCAGCCGCACTCGAAGCGATCGTCAAAGGCATTCCCACTTCGTATCAATTGGCAACCGCAACCACGATCGGAACAGTGATCTCTGAAGATGCGTTCCGCGCTCCCGACAATTTCCCCACTGATGTCCAATTCTGCGACGATTTCGCCTTTCGTGCCACTTCATCCGCTCGGACGTACAAAGCTAAAAACAGCGCTCAATCTCACATCCCGGCAGGCACAACTCGAACCGATTTTAATTTCTCAATCGATCGCAAGCGCGTTCTCAACTCACAGCGCATCGTAAAAACTGAGGATAATGTAAAACAACATAAGTACACTCACGAAGTTCTGTAA
- a CDS encoding ABC transporter ATP-binding protein (similar to AA sequence:cyanobase_aa:LBDG_22670) — protein sequence MQSASFFDNASPNPRFTVHTQAQQATSNLVVDQLSVKYRSIEALTDVSFSVKPGRLVGIFGPNGAGKSTLIKAMLGLIPTINGKVLYQGKPLVDQLDQVAYVPQRSQIDWSYPVTVWDVVMMGRTRKTGWFQRYSSISRRLATQALERVGMIEFRDRAISDLSGGQQQRVFLARALAQQAEVFCFDEPFVGIDQKTQSIMFNVFEELTRENKLILVVNHDLGESITHFDDLILLNKSLVASGTRQQVLTQENLEQAYGGRVVYFSEAA from the coding sequence ATGCAATCGGCTTCCTTTTTTGATAACGCAAGTCCAAATCCCCGATTCACGGTGCACACTCAGGCGCAACAAGCCACGTCGAATCTGGTAGTCGATCAGCTTAGTGTGAAATATCGATCGATCGAGGCTCTCACCGATGTTAGTTTCTCTGTTAAACCCGGTCGTTTAGTCGGAATCTTTGGACCGAATGGAGCGGGAAAAAGTACGCTGATTAAAGCAATGTTGGGATTGATTCCGACGATTAACGGTAAGGTGCTTTATCAAGGAAAACCGTTAGTGGATCAATTGGATCAAGTTGCTTATGTCCCGCAGCGATCGCAAATTGATTGGAGCTATCCAGTCACGGTTTGGGATGTGGTCATGATGGGACGCACCAGAAAAACGGGATGGTTCCAGCGGTATTCCTCGATTAGTCGGCGGTTGGCAACTCAGGCATTGGAACGAGTTGGAATGATCGAATTTCGCGATCGAGCTATCTCTGATCTGTCCGGTGGTCAACAGCAACGAGTCTTTCTCGCTCGCGCACTAGCACAACAAGCAGAGGTTTTTTGCTTTGATGAACCGTTCGTGGGAATTGATCAGAAAACACAGTCGATCATGTTCAATGTATTTGAAGAATTGACTCGTGAGAATAAATTGATTCTGGTTGTAAATCACGATTTGGGCGAATCGATCACACACTTCGATGATTTGATTTTGCTGAACAAATCGCTGGTTGCTAGTGGAACTCGTCAGCAAGTCTTGACCCAAGAAAATCTCGAACAGGCTTACGGTGGTAGAGTTGTCTATTTCTCGGAAGCTGCTTAA
- a CDS encoding Na+ dependent nucleoside transporter domain protein (similar to AA sequence:cyanobase_aa:LBDG_29480), producing the protein MSLLNLVSFAGIFGLCAIAWLFSEDRHAKVFPWRVVAAGILLQLALGAMVFAVPGTRDALQVFSNLLDSVFTAADAGARFVFGRNVVPAPGQTPDVNLGYIFAFRALPTVIFFSGLMALLQNLGVIQVVTNLFAKVFYWTMRLSGAEALSGAANIFVGIEAAIVVKPYLPKMTRSELCAILSCCFGTAASSTLAIYVSFLRPVFPNILGHLVSASIIAIPACFVLSKILVPETDKPLTMGGIPKEEKKWLAEDGEMLEEVLLVEEERISPLDAAIMGALDGVKMAVSIAAVLILILGLVSLINQIFGGLATLPSPIGDFFKVVTLANIAGALFLPFTFLTGVSLEWNELWESSVIIGRRLLETAIPPYQALAAAAARPENPISDRAVLIISYALSGFAHLASVGIFVGGTIALIPSRRKDISELGWKALFVGTLATMMIACVAGVFDTGSPGILGEKTAPAVITPSLKPSIVPVPSVPPSPKAAPKAVKSPKPSPKP; encoded by the coding sequence ATGAGCTTACTTAATCTCGTCTCCTTCGCTGGAATCTTCGGCTTGTGTGCGATCGCGTGGTTATTCTCGGAAGACCGTCACGCGAAAGTCTTTCCCTGGCGCGTGGTTGCCGCTGGAATCTTGCTGCAATTAGCGCTGGGTGCAATGGTATTTGCCGTTCCCGGAACTCGTGATGCGCTTCAGGTTTTCAGCAATCTACTGGATAGCGTTTTTACAGCGGCAGATGCGGGAGCGCGATTTGTGTTTGGGCGAAATGTTGTGCCTGCTCCTGGACAAACTCCCGATGTAAATTTGGGCTATATCTTTGCGTTTCGGGCACTGCCGACGGTGATCTTTTTCTCCGGTTTGATGGCATTGCTGCAAAATTTGGGCGTGATTCAGGTCGTGACGAATCTATTCGCAAAAGTGTTCTACTGGACGATGCGATTGAGTGGAGCAGAGGCATTAAGCGGAGCGGCGAATATTTTTGTTGGAATTGAAGCCGCGATCGTGGTTAAGCCATATCTCCCCAAGATGACCCGCAGCGAATTGTGTGCAATCTTGTCTTGCTGCTTCGGAACCGCTGCATCTTCGACCTTGGCAATCTATGTGAGTTTCTTACGTCCGGTCTTTCCAAACATTTTGGGACACTTAGTTTCGGCTTCAATTATTGCAATTCCTGCCTGTTTCGTTCTGTCTAAAATCCTTGTGCCAGAAACAGATAAGCCCTTAACAATGGGCGGTATTCCCAAAGAAGAGAAGAAATGGCTGGCGGAAGATGGTGAGATGCTTGAAGAAGTGCTTCTGGTTGAAGAAGAGCGTATCAGTCCATTAGATGCTGCAATCATGGGAGCACTGGACGGTGTAAAAATGGCAGTGTCGATCGCGGCTGTTCTGATCCTGATTCTCGGTTTAGTCTCGCTAATCAATCAAATCTTTGGTGGACTTGCAACCCTTCCATCCCCGATCGGTGATTTCTTCAAAGTTGTCACTTTAGCAAATATCGCGGGTGCACTATTTCTACCCTTCACTTTTCTCACAGGCGTTTCACTCGAATGGAATGAGCTTTGGGAATCCTCAGTCATAATCGGGCGACGATTGTTAGAGACTGCAATTCCGCCTTATCAAGCTTTAGCCGCAGCCGCAGCACGACCCGAAAATCCGATTAGCGATCGAGCCGTTCTGATTATTAGTTACGCGCTTTCTGGATTTGCTCACTTAGCTTCGGTTGGAATTTTCGTTGGAGGTACGATCGCGCTGATTCCTTCCCGCCGCAAAGATATTTCGGAACTCGGCTGGAAAGCGTTGTTTGTTGGCACATTAGCTACGATGATGATCGCTTGTGTCGCGGGCGTGTTCGATACAGGCAGCCCTGGAATTTTAGGAGAGAAAACGGCTCCAGCGGTTATTACGCCAAGTCTAAAACCGAGTATCGTCCCCGTTCCGTCTGTGCCACCTTCTCCCAAAGCTGCACCAAAAGCAGTCAAATCTCCAAAACCGAGTCCGAAACCTTAG
- a CDS encoding phosphoglucomutase (similar to AA sequence:cyanobase_aa:LBDG_20850), with the protein MTFNTVTTQPFSDQKPGTSGLRKLVTVFQQPHYLENFVQAIFDSIGDFAGQTLVLGGDGRFYNRQAVQIILKMAAANGFGRVKVGQGGILSTPATSAVIRKYSAFGGIILSASHNPGGPDGDFGIKYNIGNGGPAPEKVTEAIYDRSKTITEYKISDASDVNLDILGTTQLDGMTVEVIDSVIDYAALMESLFDFDRIRQLFTNGQFRMCMDSLHAVTGSYAHAIFEGRLGAPKGTVQNGTPLEDFGGGHPDPNLVYAHDLVEVMFGENAPDFGAASDGDGDRNMILGRHFFVTPSDSLAVLAANATLVPGYRNGLAGIARSMPTSQAPDRVAAKLGIDCYETPTGWKFFGNLLDADKATLCGEESFGTGSNHIREKDGLWAVLFWLNILAVTGKSVEQLMREHWRTYGRNYYSRHDYEAIDSDRANTLITQLREKLPTLKGQKFGSYEVEYSDDFSYTDPIDGSVSQKQGVRIGFTDGSRIVFRLSGTGTQGATLRLYVERYEADPAKHDADPQVALAELIQIADSVAQIKSLTGMDQPTVIT; encoded by the coding sequence ATGACCTTCAACACCGTGACAACACAGCCGTTTTCCGATCAAAAGCCTGGAACATCTGGCTTGCGGAAACTCGTAACCGTCTTTCAGCAACCGCATTATCTCGAAAATTTTGTGCAGGCGATTTTCGATAGTATTGGCGATTTTGCAGGACAAACTTTGGTTCTGGGCGGCGATGGTCGCTTTTATAATCGCCAAGCCGTTCAGATTATTCTGAAAATGGCGGCGGCAAATGGATTTGGGCGCGTCAAAGTCGGTCAAGGTGGCATTCTTTCGACTCCTGCGACTTCTGCTGTGATTCGGAAGTACAGCGCTTTTGGTGGCATCATTCTGTCTGCGAGTCATAATCCGGGCGGTCCGGATGGCGATTTCGGGATTAAATACAACATTGGAAACGGCGGACCTGCTCCGGAGAAAGTGACCGAAGCAATTTACGATCGTAGTAAAACCATCACCGAGTACAAAATTTCTGATGCGTCAGATGTGAATTTAGACATTCTCGGAACGACGCAACTCGACGGAATGACCGTTGAAGTGATCGATTCGGTGATTGATTATGCAGCACTGATGGAATCGCTGTTTGACTTCGATCGTATTCGGCAATTGTTTACGAATGGTCAGTTTCGGATGTGCATGGATTCGCTTCATGCTGTGACGGGTTCGTATGCTCATGCGATTTTTGAAGGGCGATTGGGCGCACCGAAAGGAACGGTACAAAATGGAACTCCGCTGGAAGATTTTGGCGGCGGACATCCCGATCCGAATTTGGTGTACGCACATGATCTAGTTGAAGTAATGTTTGGTGAGAACGCGCCAGATTTTGGAGCGGCTTCGGATGGAGATGGCGATCGTAATATGATTCTCGGTCGGCACTTTTTTGTCACTCCAAGCGATAGTTTAGCGGTGTTAGCGGCAAATGCAACTTTAGTTCCGGGCTATCGAAATGGACTGGCGGGAATTGCTCGATCGATGCCCACTTCACAAGCTCCCGATCGAGTGGCTGCAAAACTTGGGATTGATTGCTACGAAACGCCGACTGGATGGAAATTCTTTGGTAATTTGCTCGATGCGGATAAAGCCACTCTTTGCGGTGAGGAAAGCTTTGGAACCGGATCGAATCACATTCGGGAAAAAGATGGATTGTGGGCGGTTTTATTCTGGTTGAATATTCTCGCGGTCACTGGAAAATCCGTAGAACAATTGATGCGAGAGCATTGGAGAACTTACGGGCGGAACTACTATTCTCGGCATGACTATGAAGCGATCGATAGCGATCGGGCAAATACATTGATTACGCAATTGAGAGAGAAGCTCCCGACGCTGAAAGGTCAGAAGTTTGGTAGCTATGAAGTTGAGTACAGTGATGACTTTAGCTACACTGATCCGATCGATGGCAGTGTCAGTCAGAAACAAGGCGTTCGGATTGGATTTACAGATGGATCGAGAATTGTGTTTCGACTGTCGGGGACGGGAACACAGGGCGCGACGTTGCGACTGTATGTAGAACGGTATGAAGCTGATCCGGCGAAACATGATGCTGATCCACAGGTGGCATTGGCGGAATTGATTCAAATTGCGGATTCGGTGGCTCAAATTAAATCGTTGACGGGAATGGATCAACCAACCGTGATTACCTAA
- a CDS encoding hypothetical protein (hypothetical protein N9414_18693;~similar to AA sequence:cyanobase_aa:LBDG_52370), which produces MSTTIRTQIVKVGNSQGIRIPKRLLEQSGIKGEVEIEVQQNQLIIRPVAHPRAGWEDAIEAVIAEHGDEGLLDDETPTQWDETEWQW; this is translated from the coding sequence ATGAGTACAACCATTAGGACTCAAATTGTGAAAGTCGGAAATTCTCAAGGAATCAGAATTCCGAAGCGCCTCCTGGAACAGAGCGGCATCAAAGGCGAGGTCGAGATTGAAGTTCAGCAGAATCAATTGATTATTCGTCCGGTTGCTCATCCACGGGCAGGATGGGAAGACGCGATCGAGGCAGTCATCGCAGAACATGGTGACGAAGGATTGCTAGATGATGAAACTCCGACGCAGTGGGACGAAACCGAATGGCAATGGTAG
- a CDS encoding hypothetical protein (hypothetical protein MC7420_1054;~similar to AA sequence:cyanobase_aa:LBDG_22690) → MMDAFEPVPPAWTQTAVHSFSFSCPTCHKSSKESDRVWINRRSPVFTEDYRKKWQEFYHCQCGQVWWAWSNERPPSELGNREDEPRRSRFDSFNPFDDF, encoded by the coding sequence ATGATGGACGCTTTTGAACCTGTTCCGCCTGCCTGGACACAAACGGCGGTGCATTCGTTTTCTTTCTCTTGTCCAACCTGCCACAAATCTTCTAAGGAATCCGATCGCGTTTGGATCAATCGTCGATCGCCTGTTTTCACCGAGGACTACCGCAAGAAATGGCAGGAGTTTTATCACTGTCAATGTGGGCAGGTGTGGTGGGCTTGGAGCAATGAGCGTCCTCCCAGCGAACTTGGAAATCGCGAAGATGAACCGCGCCGCAGTCGATTCGATTCGTTTAACCCTTTTGACGATTTTTAG